A single window of Montipora capricornis isolate CH-2021 chromosome 14, ASM3666992v2, whole genome shotgun sequence DNA harbors:
- the LOC138032873 gene encoding beta-1,3-galactosyltransferase 1-like isoform X1: MQKGIGKMKAKMVFRKRFTIKVLIVIVSLVAVTHLLVPQLASERGSNSVLPSSLIDPDAHRELQQQQATDERQKVDSEITLVPEMVQNTTLLIIINTIPSHFERRDVLRKTWAKQSHRKFPANHTNTSDLVSDSDVTVSISYFFMLGFDGYSSIDDSVKRESIVHKDILRVNLIETYRSMVNKIILAFEWVTTLDMKPHFVVKADHDVYVKIPELEEWSNTFSASFPSRFYAGYVERNAAVQRQFKSPWYVSRKHFNQETYPPYCLGPFYVFSWNFFLELVNATKTVKPFPVEDAYMAVVAQKLGVEPFNTGTELFNRNRILNRIVLRTPEFKLKIPPGIVLGDSLSNAAIMRIDRLYKQAM, encoded by the coding sequence GTATTgggaaaatgaaagcaaaaatggTCTTCAGGAAACGCTTTACTATCAAAGTACTCATTGTAATTGTAAGCTTGGTGGCTGTCACCCACTTGCTTGTTCCTCAACTTGCATCTGAGCGAGGAAGTAATTCGGTGCTGCCTTCAAGTCTGATAGATCCAGATGCTCACCGcgaattacaacaacaacaagcaacTGACGAACGCCAAAAAGTTGATTCTGAGATCACTCTTGTGCCAGAAATGGTGCAAAACACGACTCTCTTAATCATTATTAACACGATTCCGTCACATTTTGAAAGGAGAGATGTTTTAAGAAAAACGTGGGCAAAACAATCACATCGGAAATTTCCGGCTAATCACACGAATACTTCTGATCTTGTGTCTGATTCGGATGTCACTGTGAGTATTTCATACTTTTTCATGCTAGGATTCGACGGATACTCTTCCATTGACGACAGCGTCAAAAGAGAATCAATAGTCCATAAAGACATTCTGCGTGTGAATTTAATAGAGACTTACCGCAGTATGGTAAATAAAATAATCCTTGCCTTTGAGTGGGTAACGACACTGGACATGAAGCCACATTTTGTAGTAAAAGCAGACCACGATGTCTATGTTAAGATACCAGAACTTGAAGAATGGTCGAATACCTTTTCCGCCAGCTTTCCTTCGAGATTCTACGCTGGGTATGTTGAAAGAAATGCAGCAGTTCAGCGTCAATTCAAAAGTCCATGGTATGTTAGTAGGAAACACTTCAACCAAGAGACTTATCCTCCTTATTGCTTGGGGCCGTTTTACGTTTTCTCTTGGAACTTCTTTTTAGAATTGGTGAATGCAACTAAAACGGTCAAACCTTTTCCTGTAGAGGATGCCTATATGGCTGTTGTGGCGCAAAAGTTAGGCGTGGAGCCCTTTAATACGGGTACGGAACTATTCAATAGAAACCGAATTCTTAACCGCATAGTGCTGAGAACCCCCGAATTCAAATTAAAGATTCCCCCCGGAATTGTCTTGGGAGACTCATTGAGTAACGCCGCCATAATGCGGATAGACCGTCTCTACAAACAGGCAATGTAA
- the LOC138032873 gene encoding beta-1,3-galactosyltransferase 1-like isoform X2, translating to MKAKMVFRKRFTIKVLIVIVSLVAVTHLLVPQLASERGSNSVLPSSLIDPDAHRELQQQQATDERQKVDSEITLVPEMVQNTTLLIIINTIPSHFERRDVLRKTWAKQSHRKFPANHTNTSDLVSDSDVTVSISYFFMLGFDGYSSIDDSVKRESIVHKDILRVNLIETYRSMVNKIILAFEWVTTLDMKPHFVVKADHDVYVKIPELEEWSNTFSASFPSRFYAGYVERNAAVQRQFKSPWYVSRKHFNQETYPPYCLGPFYVFSWNFFLELVNATKTVKPFPVEDAYMAVVAQKLGVEPFNTGTELFNRNRILNRIVLRTPEFKLKIPPGIVLGDSLSNAAIMRIDRLYKQAM from the coding sequence atgaaagcaaaaatggTCTTCAGGAAACGCTTTACTATCAAAGTACTCATTGTAATTGTAAGCTTGGTGGCTGTCACCCACTTGCTTGTTCCTCAACTTGCATCTGAGCGAGGAAGTAATTCGGTGCTGCCTTCAAGTCTGATAGATCCAGATGCTCACCGcgaattacaacaacaacaagcaacTGACGAACGCCAAAAAGTTGATTCTGAGATCACTCTTGTGCCAGAAATGGTGCAAAACACGACTCTCTTAATCATTATTAACACGATTCCGTCACATTTTGAAAGGAGAGATGTTTTAAGAAAAACGTGGGCAAAACAATCACATCGGAAATTTCCGGCTAATCACACGAATACTTCTGATCTTGTGTCTGATTCGGATGTCACTGTGAGTATTTCATACTTTTTCATGCTAGGATTCGACGGATACTCTTCCATTGACGACAGCGTCAAAAGAGAATCAATAGTCCATAAAGACATTCTGCGTGTGAATTTAATAGAGACTTACCGCAGTATGGTAAATAAAATAATCCTTGCCTTTGAGTGGGTAACGACACTGGACATGAAGCCACATTTTGTAGTAAAAGCAGACCACGATGTCTATGTTAAGATACCAGAACTTGAAGAATGGTCGAATACCTTTTCCGCCAGCTTTCCTTCGAGATTCTACGCTGGGTATGTTGAAAGAAATGCAGCAGTTCAGCGTCAATTCAAAAGTCCATGGTATGTTAGTAGGAAACACTTCAACCAAGAGACTTATCCTCCTTATTGCTTGGGGCCGTTTTACGTTTTCTCTTGGAACTTCTTTTTAGAATTGGTGAATGCAACTAAAACGGTCAAACCTTTTCCTGTAGAGGATGCCTATATGGCTGTTGTGGCGCAAAAGTTAGGCGTGGAGCCCTTTAATACGGGTACGGAACTATTCAATAGAAACCGAATTCTTAACCGCATAGTGCTGAGAACCCCCGAATTCAAATTAAAGATTCCCCCCGGAATTGTCTTGGGAGACTCATTGAGTAACGCCGCCATAATGCGGATAGACCGTCTCTACAAACAGGCAATGTAA